A genome region from Chengkuizengella sp. SCS-71B includes the following:
- the sda gene encoding sporulation histidine kinase inhibitor Sda, translating to MTMHNLSDLRLIECFLEAKEFNLDRKFICLLYEEIKRRNIDIHDEVCV from the coding sequence ATGACAATGCATAACTTAAGTGATCTACGTTTAATTGAATGTTTTTTAGAGGCTAAGGAATTTAATTTAGATCGGAAATTTATTTGCCTTCTGTACGAAGAAATAAAAAGAAGAAATATCGACATTCATGATGAGGTGTGCGTTTAA
- the spoIIR gene encoding stage II sporulation protein R, which yields MLKPSKWKSYIYLCFVLIMLFMNWEYQQAHATLIENTIPEQSIRLRILANSDSPRDQWIKGEIRNEIVNYMNDWVIKPNQITDARAMVMSHMNQIEALVGKVLQDNGFGESYSVELGQFDFPTKMYGNKVYPAGVYEALRVIVGAGQGQNWWCVLFPPLCFVDITTGEAITQEDVNKNQEEVKINSNLETVEQQPETRFFLWDLIVSITNSIKGVFA from the coding sequence ATGTTAAAACCCTCCAAATGGAAATCATATATTTATCTTTGTTTTGTCCTTATTATGTTATTTATGAATTGGGAGTATCAGCAGGCTCATGCAACTTTAATTGAAAACACAATTCCAGAACAATCCATTCGCTTAAGAATATTAGCGAATTCAGACTCACCTCGTGATCAGTGGATTAAAGGGGAGATTCGTAATGAAATTGTGAACTATATGAATGATTGGGTGATTAAACCTAATCAAATTACGGATGCTAGAGCAATGGTCATGTCCCATATGAATCAAATAGAAGCACTTGTAGGAAAGGTATTACAAGATAACGGTTTTGGAGAATCTTATTCTGTTGAGTTAGGACAATTTGATTTTCCTACAAAAATGTATGGGAATAAAGTGTACCCTGCTGGAGTTTATGAAGCTCTCCGTGTCATTGTAGGTGCAGGACAAGGGCAGAATTGGTGGTGTGTTCTTTTTCCACCTTTATGTTTTGTTGATATAACAACTGGGGAAGCCATAACACAAGAAGATGTAAATAAAAATCAGGAAGAAGTGAAAATAAACAGTAATTTAGAAACAGTAGAACAACAACCGGAAACTCGTTTTTTTCTCTGGGATTTAATAGTTAGTATTACAAACTCTATTAAAGGGGTATTTGCTTAA
- a CDS encoding aspartate/glutamate racemase family protein: protein MKTIGLLGGLSWESSAIYYKLINERVKEKLGGLHSAKSMLYSVDFQMFKDLQYEGKWEEATTELINAAKQLEKGGADFLVICTNTMHKMAPEVQDSISIPLLHIADITGEQIKSAGIKKVGLLATNFTMEHSFYKDKLSNYDLEVLVPSETDRKIVHDTIYNELCLGKVDEYSKKQYLDIIKKLINNGAEGIILGCTEITMLINEEDINVPVFDTTKIHAIKSADYALQS, encoded by the coding sequence ATGAAAACAATAGGGTTACTTGGTGGTTTGAGTTGGGAGTCATCTGCAATTTATTACAAACTAATAAACGAAAGAGTTAAAGAAAAGTTAGGTGGTCTTCATTCTGCAAAAAGTATGTTGTATTCTGTAGATTTTCAAATGTTTAAAGATTTGCAATATGAAGGAAAATGGGAAGAAGCAACAACGGAACTTATCAATGCAGCTAAACAATTAGAAAAAGGTGGTGCTGATTTCCTAGTCATTTGTACAAATACAATGCATAAAATGGCACCTGAAGTACAGGATTCCATTTCAATTCCTTTATTGCATATTGCAGACATTACTGGTGAACAGATTAAATCAGCAGGTATAAAAAAAGTAGGTTTATTAGCCACAAACTTTACAATGGAGCATAGTTTTTATAAAGACAAACTATCTAATTATGACTTAGAAGTCCTAGTTCCAAGTGAAACAGATAGAAAAATAGTTCATGATACGATTTACAATGAACTTTGTTTAGGAAAAGTAGATGAATACTCCAAAAAACAATACTTAGATATTATTAAAAAACTTATTAATAATGGTGCTGAAGGAATCATTCTTGGATGTACTGAGATCACTATGTTAATAAATGAAGAAGATATAAACGTTCCAGTGTTTGATACGACTAAGATACATGCAATAAAATCTGCAGATTATGCTTTGCAATCATAA
- the rpiB gene encoding ribose 5-phosphate isomerase B, whose amino-acid sequence MKIAIGADHGGYNLKNDIKNFIIKLGHEVIDVGCDCSDSVDYPDYAIPVCEKVLNGDADKGILICGTGIGMSIAANKYPGIRCALVHDTFSAKATREHNDTNVLAMGERVIGPGLALDIVKIWIETEFSNEERHVNRIKKMNAIEKQATIHP is encoded by the coding sequence ATGAAAATAGCAATTGGTGCGGATCATGGTGGATACAATCTCAAAAATGACATTAAAAATTTTATCATCAAGCTTGGTCATGAAGTGATAGATGTAGGTTGTGATTGTTCTGATTCAGTTGATTATCCTGACTATGCGATTCCAGTTTGCGAGAAAGTATTGAATGGTGATGCAGACAAAGGAATCTTAATATGTGGAACGGGTATTGGCATGTCTATTGCAGCAAATAAATATCCAGGCATTCGTTGTGCGTTAGTTCATGATACATTTTCCGCAAAAGCAACAAGAGAACATAACGATACCAATGTTCTTGCTATGGGAGAAAGAGTGATCGGACCTGGATTAGCATTAGATATAGTGAAAATATGGATTGAAACAGAATTTTCTAACGAAGAAAGACATGTGAATCGAATTAAAAAAATGAATGCAATAGAAAAGCAAGCCACTATACATCCTTAA
- the prmC gene encoding peptide chain release factor N(5)-glutamine methyltransferase, which produces MSQQMSVREAFLEASSFLKETDSKNTQDPSQVCRWMLEALLDWKHNDFYLRWHEPFPHNKRQKWKDMLNRKAEGEPVQYIIGNQEFFGLTFKVTHSVLIPRPETEILVEKMMQECRQMWQDSKPVIADIGTGSGIIPITLAVHNPSWELIAVDISDQAIEVAKQNAIKNNVMNQIEFVQGDLLHPLIENKREVDVLISNPPYIPSKDMKDLQIEVKDFEPLNALDGGGDGLYFYDKMIRQLSDLPVYPKIVGLEVGQGQAKQVAEWLQSLNQWNEVYVVKDLAGIGRHVVAVNHKM; this is translated from the coding sequence ATGAGTCAACAAATGTCCGTTAGAGAAGCCTTTTTAGAGGCTTCTTCTTTTTTAAAGGAAACAGATAGTAAAAATACTCAAGACCCTTCACAAGTTTGCAGATGGATGTTAGAAGCGTTGTTAGATTGGAAGCACAATGATTTCTATTTACGTTGGCACGAACCTTTTCCACATAATAAAAGACAGAAGTGGAAGGACATGTTGAACAGAAAAGCAGAGGGAGAACCTGTTCAATATATTATAGGCAATCAAGAATTTTTTGGATTAACCTTTAAGGTTACCCATTCAGTATTAATTCCTCGCCCAGAAACGGAAATCCTAGTTGAGAAAATGATGCAAGAATGTAGACAAATGTGGCAAGACAGCAAACCTGTTATAGCAGATATTGGTACAGGGAGCGGTATCATTCCTATCACTCTAGCAGTACATAACCCTTCGTGGGAGTTGATAGCTGTCGACATATCAGATCAGGCGATTGAGGTTGCGAAACAAAATGCCATAAAAAACAATGTTATGAATCAGATAGAATTTGTACAGGGTGACTTGTTGCATCCACTTATTGAAAATAAAAGAGAGGTTGATGTCTTAATTTCTAATCCTCCTTACATCCCATCAAAGGATATGAAGGATTTACAGATAGAAGTAAAGGATTTTGAACCTTTAAATGCATTGGATGGCGGCGGAGATGGACTTTATTTTTACGATAAAATGATAAGACAATTAAGTGATTTGCCTGTTTATCCAAAGATCGTAGGACTTGAAGTTGGACAAGGTCAAGCAAAACAAGTAGCTGAATGGTTACAGTCATTGAATCAATGGAATGAAGTTTATGTCGTAAAAGATTTAGCGGGTATAGGAAGGCATGTAGTAGCAGTCAATCATAAAATGTAA
- a CDS encoding low molecular weight protein arginine phosphatase: MKHILFVCTGNTCRSPMAEGIFAGLVQREGLDIEIRSAGVFAMDNHAISENAAKILEEKGLSNNIISNKVTDEWVNWADYIFAMTMNHKRHIIEYYPQAVEKTFTLKEYVEDNIEVMDRIVEREKLIADLQMKLSLGQEIPDYLKQQLLELESDLPDYDIADPFGGTIVDYKMVAEEIEEYLNKLLIKLKKG; this comes from the coding sequence ATGAAACATATCTTATTTGTTTGTACTGGAAATACTTGTCGAAGCCCCATGGCAGAAGGTATTTTTGCTGGATTAGTTCAGAGAGAAGGTTTAGATATAGAAATACGTTCAGCTGGAGTATTTGCTATGGACAATCACGCCATTTCTGAAAATGCTGCAAAAATATTAGAGGAAAAAGGCTTATCAAATAATATTATATCTAATAAAGTTACAGATGAGTGGGTGAATTGGGCAGATTATATTTTTGCGATGACGATGAATCATAAGCGCCACATCATAGAATACTACCCACAAGCAGTGGAAAAAACGTTTACATTAAAAGAGTATGTTGAAGATAATATAGAAGTGATGGACCGTATCGTAGAAAGAGAAAAATTAATAGCTGATCTACAAATGAAGTTATCTTTAGGTCAAGAAATACCCGACTATTTAAAACAACAATTGCTGGAGTTGGAATCAGATTTACCCGACTATGATATAGCTGACCCCTTTGGAGGAACGATTGTTGATTATAAAATGGTAGCAGAGGAAATTGAAGAGTATTTGAATAAACTTTTAATTAAATTGAAAAAGGGTTAA
- the ychF gene encoding redox-regulated ATPase YchF yields MALKAGIVGLPNVGKSTLFNAITQAGAESANYPFCTIDPNVGVVEVPDERLHKLTELVNPKKVVPTAFEFVDIAGLVKGASKGEGLGNKFLANIREVDSIVHVVRCFQDENITHVSGTIDPISDIETINLELILADIESVERKIERSRKNMKGGNKQYAAEVECLEKVKAVLYEDKPARSLELTDDEKLLIRDLHLLTMKPVLFATNVGEDEVGQEDNEFVIKVKELAEQEGAEVVVISAKVESEIAELEGEDKEMFLEELGITESGLDRLIKAAYKLLGLDTYFTAGEQEVRAWTIRQGTRAPQAAGVIHTDFERGFIRAEVVAYDDLIACGSMGAAREKGLLGLEGKEYVVKDGDIMHFRFNV; encoded by the coding sequence ATGGCTTTAAAAGCAGGAATTGTTGGATTACCTAACGTTGGTAAATCCACACTATTTAACGCAATTACGCAAGCTGGTGCGGAATCAGCAAATTACCCATTTTGTACGATTGATCCAAATGTAGGTGTGGTAGAAGTACCTGATGAAAGATTACACAAACTAACAGAACTTGTTAACCCGAAGAAGGTAGTTCCAACAGCATTTGAATTTGTAGACATTGCAGGGTTAGTAAAAGGAGCAAGTAAAGGTGAAGGTTTAGGAAATAAATTTCTTGCCAATATCCGTGAGGTAGATTCGATAGTGCATGTTGTTCGCTGTTTTCAGGATGAAAATATTACTCATGTATCTGGAACGATTGATCCAATCAGTGATATTGAAACGATAAATTTGGAATTAATTTTAGCAGACATTGAGTCTGTGGAACGTAAAATTGAACGTTCACGTAAAAATATGAAAGGTGGGAATAAGCAGTACGCAGCTGAAGTAGAATGTTTAGAAAAAGTAAAAGCTGTTTTATATGAAGATAAACCCGCCAGAAGTTTAGAATTAACCGATGATGAGAAATTGTTGATTCGTGACCTTCATTTATTAACAATGAAACCTGTATTATTTGCTACAAATGTAGGTGAAGATGAAGTTGGTCAAGAAGATAATGAATTTGTAATCAAAGTGAAAGAGCTGGCAGAACAAGAAGGTGCTGAAGTAGTGGTGATCAGTGCCAAGGTTGAATCTGAAATTGCTGAACTCGAAGGCGAAGACAAAGAGATGTTTTTAGAAGAGCTTGGGATTACTGAATCAGGATTAGATCGCTTAATTAAAGCTGCATATAAACTGTTAGGGTTAGATACTTATTTTACAGCAGGTGAACAAGAGGTTAGAGCTTGGACCATTCGTCAAGGGACAAGAGCGCCACAAGCAGCAGGTGTTATTCATACGGATTTTGAAAGAGGCTTTATTCGTGCAGAAGTTGTTGCTTATGATGATTTAATAGCTTGTGGTTCCATGGGAGCAGCTCGTGAAAAAGGGTTGTTAGGATTAGAAGGAAAAGAGTACGTTGTCAAAGATGGGGATATTATGCACTTTAGGTTTAATGTGTAA
- the prfA gene encoding peptide chain release factor 1, giving the protein MLDRLQSLADRYEKLSELLCDPDVANDAKRLRELSKEQSDLQEVYEAYTEYKSVIEQYDEAKSMINEKLDDEMRDLVKMELDESSTRKTELEEKIQILLLPKDPNDDKNVIVEIRGAAGGDEAALFAGDLYRMYSRYADLQGWKTEILEANVNDLGGFKEIIFMVKGKGAYSKLKFESGAHRVQRVPTTESGGRIHTSTATVGVLPEAEDVEVDIKDSDIRVDTFCSSGAGGQSVNTTKSAVRVTHVPTGIVATCQDGKSQNSNKEMALQVLRARIYDKIQQEEQAKYADERKSKVGTGDRSERIRTYNFPQSRVTDHRIGLTLHKLDQVLSGEIEEVVAALTVEAQAELMENEEG; this is encoded by the coding sequence ATGCTAGATCGACTCCAGTCTTTGGCTGATCGTTATGAGAAACTAAGTGAATTATTATGTGATCCAGATGTAGCCAATGATGCGAAAAGATTAAGAGAATTGTCTAAAGAACAATCTGATTTACAAGAAGTGTATGAAGCATACACTGAATATAAATCTGTTATAGAACAATATGATGAAGCCAAGTCCATGATCAATGAAAAACTAGATGATGAAATGCGTGATTTAGTTAAAATGGAGCTTGACGAATCTTCAACTAGAAAAACAGAGTTAGAAGAAAAGATTCAAATTCTTTTGCTTCCTAAAGATCCTAATGATGATAAAAATGTCATTGTAGAAATACGTGGCGCAGCTGGTGGGGATGAAGCTGCGTTATTCGCAGGAGATCTTTATCGGATGTACTCAAGATATGCTGACTTACAAGGGTGGAAGACAGAAATACTTGAAGCTAATGTTAATGATTTAGGTGGATTTAAAGAAATTATATTTATGGTAAAAGGAAAAGGTGCATATAGCAAATTGAAGTTTGAAAGTGGTGCACACCGTGTTCAGAGAGTTCCAACGACTGAATCTGGTGGACGTATTCATACTTCTACAGCTACAGTTGGTGTGTTACCTGAAGCGGAAGACGTTGAAGTAGATATTAAGGACAGTGATATTCGAGTGGATACATTTTGTTCAAGTGGAGCGGGTGGGCAGTCCGTTAATACAACGAAATCTGCTGTTCGTGTTACCCATGTGCCTACTGGCATCGTAGCAACCTGTCAGGATGGTAAATCACAAAACTCAAATAAAGAAATGGCTTTGCAAGTGTTAAGAGCTAGAATTTATGATAAAATTCAACAAGAAGAACAAGCGAAATATGCAGATGAGCGTAAAAGTAAGGTTGGAACAGGTGATCGTAGTGAAAGAATTCGCACTTATAATTTTCCTCAAAGTCGTGTAACAGATCATCGGATTGGTTTAACTTTGCATAAGTTGGATCAAGTTTTGTCGGGTGAAATAGAAGAGGTTGTTGCTGCTCTTACTGTAGAAGCACAAGCGGAATTAATGGAAAATGAGGAAGGTTAA
- a CDS encoding ATP-binding protein produces MHKKSIITLLICLVFIAQVWFIYITFSYPYTGVILDKTEQNEWVIERFESESVDVGLKVGDIILEVDHKNVNKHASIYKFHGLEQFKQVLVLRDGEKVEVLNHTFPSVTTYDILPLFSLLLSFLLIFLLYKYSSHHESAKHLSYLHVVIAMAFISTGASSRGEVLGLIFIYTLVMFLPILFLNFLYVFLKEKADVIISIRFTKLLTILILFTILPQLFFFTDSSAIYFIYDIIGFLVICYLLFGLLSIFLILTKLYFSYRKEKSYASTLIKSIWVSLFLSFAPLSIFSYLPFIITGNAIMEPIYTTWFILFFPFSFSYLIITKQIYDLNVITRRILFIICFSLLPSAFIITMIMYLFKPDLSSKQLTLALITTSFILFLTLALTRYITNKFEKWIYPKKHNLKMKLNLIVEKLGTITNFHEFKSIILPDIIQLYKVHGAAIILIYKNNYESISKGTIDVEEIKNLLKTPKNLDEHPFYTSYEINRHKEYTSYLVLTKKTNNTVLGLEEKQWLFLICSYLKICLENIYYLRKLRFELQEKERFRIATDLHDSTMQDLFFLKRRLGAVAGNKSITKEEKKEITNLLDYIDIINLSLRQGCFELYPYTIQDMGLNHAIHKLIDQLQLIHDLEINFLEINEIENYSMEEKRQLFRIIQELLNNTIKHAQANTVNITFKTKETMFRLIYEDNGIGLDVKKKAKHSTKRSESGLDHIRYRVIDLNGKLKIKSNVDKGVQIHMTFPIEEEQKWGLSS; encoded by the coding sequence ATGCACAAAAAATCTATTATTACATTATTAATATGTTTAGTCTTCATAGCACAAGTCTGGTTTATTTATATTACTTTTAGTTATCCTTATACTGGTGTTATATTAGATAAAACAGAACAAAATGAATGGGTAATTGAGAGATTTGAAAGTGAAAGTGTTGATGTAGGATTAAAGGTTGGGGATATCATCTTAGAAGTGGATCATAAAAATGTTAACAAACACGCTTCTATTTATAAATTTCATGGATTGGAACAATTTAAACAAGTTTTAGTATTGCGTGATGGTGAAAAAGTGGAGGTGCTTAATCATACATTTCCAAGCGTAACTACTTATGATATATTACCTCTTTTTAGTTTACTTCTTTCCTTTCTTTTAATATTTTTACTTTACAAATATTCATCCCATCATGAGTCTGCAAAACACTTATCCTATCTTCATGTGGTAATTGCTATGGCATTTATTAGCACAGGGGCTTCTAGTCGTGGGGAAGTACTTGGATTGATATTTATTTATACGTTAGTCATGTTTCTACCAATATTATTTTTAAATTTTTTATATGTTTTTTTAAAAGAGAAGGCAGATGTAATCATATCTATAAGATTTACTAAATTACTAACAATCCTTATTTTGTTCACTATACTCCCACAACTTTTCTTTTTTACTGATTCATCTGCAATATATTTTATATATGACATAATTGGATTTTTGGTAATTTGTTATCTTTTGTTTGGTTTGCTATCTATATTTTTAATATTGACAAAACTATATTTTTCTTATCGAAAAGAGAAATCATATGCTTCCACTTTAATTAAATCTATATGGGTATCGTTGTTTTTATCATTTGCACCCCTTAGCATTTTTTCTTATCTACCATTTATAATTACAGGTAATGCCATCATGGAACCAATTTATACTACTTGGTTTATACTTTTTTTTCCTTTTTCATTTTCGTATTTAATTATTACTAAACAAATATATGATTTAAATGTCATCACTCGTAGAATTTTATTTATCATTTGTTTTTCACTTCTTCCTAGTGCTTTCATTATTACTATGATTATGTATTTATTTAAACCTGATTTGTCTTCAAAACAATTAACCTTAGCTCTTATAACAACTTCCTTTATTTTATTTTTAACCTTAGCTTTAACACGTTATATTACAAATAAATTTGAAAAATGGATTTATCCAAAAAAACATAATTTAAAAATGAAGCTAAATCTGATTGTTGAAAAGTTAGGGACAATCACTAATTTCCATGAATTTAAATCCATTATATTACCAGATATTATTCAATTATATAAAGTACATGGTGCCGCTATTATTTTAATTTATAAAAATAATTACGAATCAATCAGTAAAGGGACAATTGATGTAGAAGAAATTAAAAACTTATTAAAAACTCCAAAAAATTTAGATGAACATCCCTTCTATACTAGTTATGAAATTAATCGTCATAAAGAATACACAAGTTATTTAGTGTTAACAAAAAAAACAAACAATACTGTGTTAGGACTAGAGGAAAAACAGTGGCTTTTTCTAATTTGCTCCTACTTAAAAATTTGTTTAGAAAATATTTATTATTTACGTAAATTACGCTTTGAATTACAAGAAAAAGAAAGGTTTAGAATTGCTACAGACCTACACGATTCTACGATGCAGGATTTATTCTTCTTAAAACGAAGATTAGGAGCAGTAGCAGGCAATAAAAGCATAACTAAAGAAGAGAAAAAAGAAATTACTAACCTTTTAGATTATATAGATATCATCAACTTAAGTTTAAGGCAAGGGTGCTTTGAATTATATCCATATACAATTCAGGATATGGGATTAAATCATGCTATCCATAAACTTATTGATCAACTTCAGCTAATCCATGATCTAGAAATTAACTTTTTAGAAATCAATGAAATTGAGAATTATAGTATGGAAGAAAAACGGCAACTATTTCGTATCATACAAGAACTTCTTAATAACACCATAAAACATGCTCAAGCAAATACAGTAAATATTACTTTTAAAACAAAAGAAACAATGTTTCGATTAATATATGAAGATAATGGAATTGGTCTAGATGTTAAAAAGAAAGCTAAGCATTCTACTAAACGATCTGAATCAGGTCTAGATCATATTCGATATCGTGTCATAGATTTAAATGGCAAATTAAAAATAAAGTCCAATGTAGATAAAGGCGTTCAAATTCATATGACGTTTCCAATAGAAGAGGAACAGAAATGGGGACTATCCAGTTGA
- a CDS encoding manganese efflux pump MntP family protein: MTAVSVELGQFITILIMAIALGMDAFSLGVGIGMRGIRLLDILKISMIVGFFHIMMPLMGIFTGKYVSTILGDVALIAGGTLLVLLGLHMLYSSIRGEKFQAFDHSTLWGILIFSLSVSIDSFSVGISLGLFSSDIILTVLLFGIFGGTLSILGLLLGRSISVSLGEYGEAIGGIILLAFGIKFLI, from the coding sequence ATGACAGCCGTTTCAGTTGAATTAGGCCAATTTATAACAATTCTAATCATGGCAATTGCATTAGGAATGGATGCTTTTTCTTTAGGCGTAGGAATTGGAATGAGGGGAATTAGGTTATTAGATATTTTAAAAATTAGTATGATCGTTGGCTTTTTTCACATCATGATGCCGCTTATGGGGATATTTACTGGTAAATATGTGAGTACGATTTTAGGTGATGTTGCTTTAATTGCAGGTGGTACTTTACTTGTATTATTAGGTTTGCATATGTTATATAGTTCTATAAGGGGGGAGAAATTTCAGGCTTTTGATCACAGCACTTTGTGGGGAATATTAATATTTTCATTAAGTGTGAGTATTGATTCATTTTCGGTAGGCATATCCCTTGGTTTATTTTCCTCAGATATCATACTAACGGTATTATTATTTGGTATATTTGGAGGGACATTATCTATTTTAGGATTATTATTAGGGAGATCTATTTCTGTAAGTTTAGGTGAATATGGCGAGGCAATAGGTGGAATTATTTTGTTAGCTTTTGGAATAAAATTTTTAATATAA
- a CDS encoding L-threonylcarbamoyladenylate synthase has product MKTIYWNLNKGIIGEEDALVIEEAASELKKGNLIAFPTETVYGLGADATSNIAVNNIFQAKGRPSDNPLIVHISNKKQLHDLVESVSDKVEQVMDRFWPGPLTIIFRLKKDANLSNKVTAGLDTVAIRMPDHPIALELIEKANCPIAAPSANRSGKPSPTEAKHVKEDLDERIRGIIDGGATGVGIESTVIQMEEDHIYILRPGSITKSQLQEITPLVEFSYEKENLDKSSIHEQIPRSPGIKYKHYAPNGLLTVVKGENKQKVKQTIQSAIDEAKEQGEKTGILTFIESKKEYNADLVLTYGSRSRIDETAHDLYAALRMFDKNKVTIIFAEACSEEGMGLAVMNRLMKASGNQVVQV; this is encoded by the coding sequence ATGAAAACAATCTATTGGAATTTAAATAAGGGAATAATTGGAGAAGAGGATGCTCTTGTTATTGAAGAAGCGGCATCAGAACTAAAAAAGGGAAATCTCATCGCTTTTCCAACGGAAACTGTTTATGGATTAGGTGCGGATGCTACGTCTAATATTGCAGTAAACAATATATTCCAAGCTAAAGGTAGACCATCTGATAATCCACTCATCGTGCACATTTCAAATAAAAAACAATTACATGATTTAGTGGAATCTGTTAGTGATAAGGTAGAACAGGTTATGGATCGTTTTTGGCCTGGACCCTTAACCATTATTTTTCGACTAAAAAAGGATGCTAATCTCTCCAACAAAGTAACTGCAGGATTAGACACGGTTGCGATTAGAATGCCAGATCACCCTATCGCTTTGGAATTAATTGAAAAAGCCAATTGCCCTATTGCAGCACCTAGTGCAAATCGTTCAGGTAAGCCAAGCCCAACAGAAGCAAAACATGTGAAAGAGGATCTAGATGAACGAATTAGAGGAATTATCGATGGTGGTGCAACAGGAGTAGGGATAGAATCTACTGTGATACAAATGGAAGAGGATCATATTTATATTTTACGACCAGGAAGTATTACCAAATCACAGTTGCAAGAAATTACTCCTCTTGTTGAATTTTCATATGAAAAAGAAAATCTAGACAAATCATCTATTCATGAACAAATACCTCGTTCACCAGGTATTAAATATAAGCACTATGCTCCTAATGGGTTATTAACCGTTGTAAAAGGAGAAAACAAACAAAAAGTGAAGCAAACCATTCAGTCAGCAATTGATGAAGCAAAAGAGCAAGGTGAAAAAACAGGTATTCTCACTTTTATAGAAAGTAAAAAAGAATACAATGCAGATTTGGTTCTAACTTATGGCAGTCGAAGCCGAATAGATGAAACTGCACATGATTTATACGCAGCTTTAAGAATGTTTGATAAAAATAAAGTAACAATTATATTTGCTGAAGCTTGTTCTGAAGAAGGGATGGGACTAGCTGTCATGAATCGCTTGATGAAAGCATCTGGAAATCAGGTGGTACAAGTATAG
- a CDS encoding GntR family transcriptional regulator — protein MPIPKNFTSPSRITAKERALNQIQRWIIEGTLEPGEKIYDAEISEALGISRTPVREALLLLETQGLIEMRPGKETKVTTVTKEDVKKIFPPLATLHALAAEEIAETISVEKIEELKEINHQFELAIQLKEPYKAMETDEQFHNFIIELADNSYITHFCSIMDLHVRRLKYLFLAQELLSQEDSINEHRLIIDAFLNHDKEKAASIMKQNWIGPLQNVYKLMELQEHEE, from the coding sequence ATGCCAATACCTAAGAATTTTACTTCTCCGTCAAGAATCACTGCTAAGGAAAGGGCACTGAATCAAATACAAAGATGGATCATAGAGGGTACTCTAGAACCAGGTGAAAAAATATACGATGCCGAAATTTCCGAAGCATTAGGCATTAGCAGGACGCCAGTAAGAGAAGCCTTATTGTTGCTTGAAACGCAAGGACTCATCGAAATGCGTCCTGGCAAAGAAACTAAAGTAACAACAGTCACAAAGGAAGATGTCAAAAAAATTTTTCCTCCTCTAGCCACATTACATGCTTTAGCAGCAGAGGAAATAGCAGAAACCATATCGGTTGAAAAAATCGAAGAGCTAAAAGAAATCAATCATCAGTTTGAATTAGCCATTCAATTAAAAGAACCATATAAAGCGATGGAAACAGATGAACAATTTCATAATTTTATTATTGAACTAGCTGATAACTCCTATATTACTCATTTTTGTTCGATTATGGACCTTCATGTTCGCCGATTGAAGTATTTATTTTTAGCACAAGAATTGTTATCACAGGAAGATTCCATCAATGAACACAGGTTAATTATTGATGCCTTTCTTAATCATGATAAAGAAAAAGCGGCAAGCATTATGAAACAAAATTGGATAGGACCTTTACAAAATGTTTATAAATTGATGGAACTTCAAGAACACGAGGAGTAA